The following coding sequences lie in one Helicoverpa zea isolate HzStark_Cry1AcR chromosome 2, ilHelZeax1.1, whole genome shotgun sequence genomic window:
- the LOC124638245 gene encoding arginase, hepatic isoform X2 translates to MSFYLEQSALKTTNCIPAFSPRVLVRNMSQAKKWEPLKKVGIIGVPFEKGQKKYGVSVAPAALRYAGLIEQLSEIDGLDVKDYGDIETPGIEEVTMENMAHLALVSACNKKLSKRVSEVINDGRVAVTIGGDHSIGVGTVDGHYQVNNDMILIWVDAHADINTNKTSDSGSVHGMPVALLVKEFSHYWPYLPTMDWQEPLFSINSLGYIGLRSVDHYERLAIEKYNVPAFAMEDVEELDPEGRRPIHVSFDIDSLDALEAPSTGTPVRGGLSLREAISLMEIVYATGRLRAVDLVEINPAVGNENDRKQTIEAGMCVLKAALGFSRRGTAPRGVLDLPIQD, encoded by the exons ATGTCCTTCTATTTGGAGCAGTCTGCCTTGAAAACAACAAACTGTATACCCGCCTTCAGCCCCAGG GTGTTAGTGCGAAATATGAGTCAAGCGAAGAAATGGGAGCCGTTAAAGAAGGTCGGCATCATCGGCGTGCCTTTCGAGAAAGGACAGAAGAAATATGGTGTGAGCGTGGCTCCGGCCGCTCTCCGGTACGCCGGCCTAATAGAACAACTCTCTGAAATTG ATGGCCTCGACGTGAAAGATTATGGTGACATCGAGACGCCCGGCATAGAGGAGGTGACGATGGAAAACATGGCGCACTTGGCTCTGGTGTCAGCCTGCAACAAGAAGTTGTCTAAGCGTGTCTCTGAAGTCATCAATGATGGCCGTGTTGCCGTCACTATAGGGGGTGATCACTCCATTGGCGTCG GCACAGTGGATGGCCACTACCAGGTCAATAATGATATGATCCTCATTTGGGTGGACGCCCATGCAGATATCAACACCAACAAAACGTCAGATTCGGGTTCAGTACACGGCATGCCAGTTGCTCTGCTAGTCAAGGAATTCTCTCATTATTGGCCCTACTTACCCACGATGGACTGGCAAGAACCATT ATTCTCCATAAACAGTTTGGGATACATTGGTCTGCGGTCCGTTGATCATTACGAACGTCTGGCTATAGAGAAATACAACGTACCCGCGTTTGCTATGGAGGATGTTGAgga GTTGGACCCTGAAGGCCGCAGACCTATCCACGTCAGCTTCGACATCGACTCTTTGGACGCATTAGAAGCTCCCAGCACTGGCACACCAG TTCGAGGTGGACTGTCCCTTCGGGAAGCTATCAGTCTAATGGAAATAGTGTATGCGACTGGTCGCCTGAGAGCCGTGGATCTTGTGGAGATCAACCCTGCAGTTGGTAACGAGAATGACCGAAAGCAGACCATCGAGGCAGGAATGTGTGTTCTGAAGGCAGCACTTGGATTTTCGAGGCGAGGCACCGCGCCTCGTGGAGTATTGGACCTACCAATTCAGGACTGA
- the LOC124638245 gene encoding arginase, hepatic isoform X1 — MSFYLEQSALKTTNCIPAFSPRVLVRNMSQAKKWEPLKKVGIIGVPFEKGQKKYGVSVAPAALRYAGLIEQLSEIDGLDVKDYGDIETPGIEEVTMENMAHLALVSACNKKLSKRVSEVINDGRVAVTIGGDHSIGVGTVDGHYQVNNDMILIWVDAHADINTNKTSDSGSVHGMPVALLVKEFSHYWPYLPTMDWQEPLFSINSLGYIGLRSVDHYERLAIEKYNVPAFAMEDVEEHGIKKSIEHVLKRLDPEGRRPIHVSFDIDSLDALEAPSTGTPVRGGLSLREAISLMEIVYATGRLRAVDLVEINPAVGNENDRKQTIEAGMCVLKAALGFSRRGTAPRGVLDLPIQD, encoded by the exons ATGTCCTTCTATTTGGAGCAGTCTGCCTTGAAAACAACAAACTGTATACCCGCCTTCAGCCCCAGG GTGTTAGTGCGAAATATGAGTCAAGCGAAGAAATGGGAGCCGTTAAAGAAGGTCGGCATCATCGGCGTGCCTTTCGAGAAAGGACAGAAGAAATATGGTGTGAGCGTGGCTCCGGCCGCTCTCCGGTACGCCGGCCTAATAGAACAACTCTCTGAAATTG ATGGCCTCGACGTGAAAGATTATGGTGACATCGAGACGCCCGGCATAGAGGAGGTGACGATGGAAAACATGGCGCACTTGGCTCTGGTGTCAGCCTGCAACAAGAAGTTGTCTAAGCGTGTCTCTGAAGTCATCAATGATGGCCGTGTTGCCGTCACTATAGGGGGTGATCACTCCATTGGCGTCG GCACAGTGGATGGCCACTACCAGGTCAATAATGATATGATCCTCATTTGGGTGGACGCCCATGCAGATATCAACACCAACAAAACGTCAGATTCGGGTTCAGTACACGGCATGCCAGTTGCTCTGCTAGTCAAGGAATTCTCTCATTATTGGCCCTACTTACCCACGATGGACTGGCAAGAACCATT ATTCTCCATAAACAGTTTGGGATACATTGGTCTGCGGTCCGTTGATCATTACGAACGTCTGGCTATAGAGAAATACAACGTACCCGCGTTTGCTATGGAGGATGTTGAgga ACATGGAATCAAGAAGTCAATTGAACACGTTCTAAAGAGGTTGGACCCTGAAGGCCGCAGACCTATCCACGTCAGCTTCGACATCGACTCTTTGGACGCATTAGAAGCTCCCAGCACTGGCACACCAG TTCGAGGTGGACTGTCCCTTCGGGAAGCTATCAGTCTAATGGAAATAGTGTATGCGACTGGTCGCCTGAGAGCCGTGGATCTTGTGGAGATCAACCCTGCAGTTGGTAACGAGAATGACCGAAAGCAGACCATCGAGGCAGGAATGTGTGTTCTGAAGGCAGCACTTGGATTTTCGAGGCGAGGCACCGCGCCTCGTGGAGTATTGGACCTACCAATTCAGGACTGA
- the LOC124638259 gene encoding uncharacterized protein LOC124638259: MLVLTWRLITKVLIVIVFACRVFSLRSTPTSNPEDWKVIESLAEEYPYVVGLLNGMKDYICTGSIISKQSILTSGSCVTYDPKYALISAAMYNKHVNNGTVFEVAYTKLHADYIFDLKTSDPNVTRMHSNIGLVFVTRPVLEVFINSADIGNYYASELKEKKLIAVGFGRLGTADTVALQHQAYHQTPCTNPKWYYCVCGIEYSSYTKTYNFEFGTGAPVLYGAELVGITATPCGTLTMKNLGIKYNIFTVIGPYLPWIDKSQMNTVNKHKLKSTTGGTSLKQSQLFKPFCILLVISKALA; encoded by the coding sequence ATGCTAGTTCTGACATGGCGACTTATTACCAAAGTCCTGATAGTTATAGTTTTTGCATGTCGGGTGTTTTCGCTCAGGAGCACGCCCACTTCGAATCCCGAAGACTGGAAGGTAATAGAGTCACTGGCAGAAGAGTATCCATATGTGGTCGGCCTTTTAAATGGCATGAAAGATTACATCTGCACGGGTAGTATCATCAGCAAGCAATCGATTTTGACGTCGGGCAGCTGCGTCACCTACGATCCCAAATATGCTCTGATTAGTGCTGCCATGTACAACAAACACGTTAACAACGGCACTGTGTTCGAAGTAGCTTACACCAAACTCCACGCAGACTACATATTTGATCTAAAAACTTCGGATCCCAATGTCACTCGCATGCATAGCAATATTGGTCTGGTATTTGTGACGCGACCCGTCTTGGAAGTTTTTATTAATTCGGCTGACATTGGCAACTATTACGCATCGGAGTTAAAGGAGAAAAAACTAATAGCCGTTGGCTTTGGAAGACTCGGTACGGCAGATACGGTAGCACTTCAGCATCAAGCTTACCATCAAACCCCATGTACGAACCCGAAATGGTACTACTGCGTGTGTGGCATCGAGTACTCGTCGTACACGAAGACGTACAACTTTGAGTTCGGCACCGGAGCGCCGGTACTGTATGGCGCTGAACTAGTCGGCATCACTGCAACTCCTTGTGGAACTCTAACTATGAAAAACTTGGGaatcaaatataatatatttaccgTCATAGGACCTTATCTACCATGGATAGATAAATCACAAATGAACacagtaaataaacataaattaaaaagtactACTGGCGGCACCAGCCTGAAACAAAGTCAATTATTCAAACCTTTTTGTATATTATTAGTGATTAGTAAAGCACTTGCATGA
- the LOC124638245 gene encoding arginase, hepatic isoform X3 produces MSQAKKWEPLKKVGIIGVPFEKGQKKYGVSVAPAALRYAGLIEQLSEIDGLDVKDYGDIETPGIEEVTMENMAHLALVSACNKKLSKRVSEVINDGRVAVTIGGDHSIGVGTVDGHYQVNNDMILIWVDAHADINTNKTSDSGSVHGMPVALLVKEFSHYWPYLPTMDWQEPLFSINSLGYIGLRSVDHYERLAIEKYNVPAFAMEDVEEHGIKKSIEHVLKRLDPEGRRPIHVSFDIDSLDALEAPSTGTPVRGGLSLREAISLMEIVYATGRLRAVDLVEINPAVGNENDRKQTIEAGMCVLKAALGFSRRGTAPRGVLDLPIQD; encoded by the exons ATGAGTCAAGCGAAGAAATGGGAGCCGTTAAAGAAGGTCGGCATCATCGGCGTGCCTTTCGAGAAAGGACAGAAGAAATATGGTGTGAGCGTGGCTCCGGCCGCTCTCCGGTACGCCGGCCTAATAGAACAACTCTCTGAAATTG ATGGCCTCGACGTGAAAGATTATGGTGACATCGAGACGCCCGGCATAGAGGAGGTGACGATGGAAAACATGGCGCACTTGGCTCTGGTGTCAGCCTGCAACAAGAAGTTGTCTAAGCGTGTCTCTGAAGTCATCAATGATGGCCGTGTTGCCGTCACTATAGGGGGTGATCACTCCATTGGCGTCG GCACAGTGGATGGCCACTACCAGGTCAATAATGATATGATCCTCATTTGGGTGGACGCCCATGCAGATATCAACACCAACAAAACGTCAGATTCGGGTTCAGTACACGGCATGCCAGTTGCTCTGCTAGTCAAGGAATTCTCTCATTATTGGCCCTACTTACCCACGATGGACTGGCAAGAACCATT ATTCTCCATAAACAGTTTGGGATACATTGGTCTGCGGTCCGTTGATCATTACGAACGTCTGGCTATAGAGAAATACAACGTACCCGCGTTTGCTATGGAGGATGTTGAgga ACATGGAATCAAGAAGTCAATTGAACACGTTCTAAAGAGGTTGGACCCTGAAGGCCGCAGACCTATCCACGTCAGCTTCGACATCGACTCTTTGGACGCATTAGAAGCTCCCAGCACTGGCACACCAG TTCGAGGTGGACTGTCCCTTCGGGAAGCTATCAGTCTAATGGAAATAGTGTATGCGACTGGTCGCCTGAGAGCCGTGGATCTTGTGGAGATCAACCCTGCAGTTGGTAACGAGAATGACCGAAAGCAGACCATCGAGGCAGGAATGTGTGTTCTGAAGGCAGCACTTGGATTTTCGAGGCGAGGCACCGCGCCTCGTGGAGTATTGGACCTACCAATTCAGGACTGA
- the LOC124638234 gene encoding zinc finger protein 622, with protein sequence MPDTFTCITCQVMFKTPELQRVHYKEDWHRYNLKRKVASIPPVTLEEFEQRAKEHREQTQNINRDESEYCKYCSKLFNTKNAFNNHLNSKKHKLAEERYVENEKEEHSGHSDTDSFVKVEPSANVSKEPSKFVVVTADDSGDEDIETDSEIEELDSDEWEECRIKGSDSLIKPRDCLFCGHHSKNMVKNLKHMSEAHSFFIPDVEYCVNMKELLLYLGEKISQGYMCLWCNDTGRTFYSMEAVRGHMIDKGHCKMLHEGLALAEYADFYDYSSSYPDHKDDDGDDEGMDVDEEVEGPAALQGDDFQLVLPSGVVVGHRSLMKYYKQNLSQNSQALVKKSDRKLHRLLGVYRALGWAPKEQALAAKKARDIHFMKRVQAKWQMKLSLKANKFQKHYRAQVNF encoded by the exons ATGCCAGACACATTTACATGTATAACCTGCCAAGTTATGTTCAAAACGCCTGAATTACAGCGTGTACATTATAAAGAAGACTGGCACAGGTACAACTTGAAAAGAAAGGTGGCATCAATACCTCCTGTAACGCTTGAAGAGTTCGAACAACGGGCTAAGGAGCACAGAGAGCAGACCCAGAATATAAATCGTGATGAATCAGAGTACTGCAAGTATTGCTCCAAGTTATTCAACACTAAGAATGCCTTTAACAATCATTTGAACAGTAAGAAGCACAAGTTGGCCGAGGAAAGATATGTAGAGAATGAGAAAGAGGAGCATAGTGGGCACTCAGATACAGACAGTTTTGTGAAGGTTGAACCCAGTGCTAATGTTTCTAAGGAACCAAGCAAATTTGTTGTAGTAACTGCAGATGACTCAGGGGATGAGGATATTGAAACAGACTCAGAAATTGAGGAG CTTGACTCTGATGAGTGGGAGGAATGTCGTATCAAGGGCAGTGATTCTCTGATCAAGCCTCGGGACTGTCTGTTCTGCGGCCATCACAGCAAGAACATGGTCAAAAACCTCAAGCACATGTCTGAGGCACATTCATTCTTTATACCAGATGTAGAATATTGTGTCAATATGAAAgaacttcttttatatttaggAGAAAAG ATATCACAAGGTTACATGTGTCTATGGTGTAATGATACTGGCCGCACATTTTACTCTATGGAAGCGGTGAGGGGCCATATGATAGACAAGGGACATTGCAAAATGTTGCATGAGGGTCTTGCCCTAGCAGAGTATGCAGATTTCTATGACTACAG CTCATCATACCCAGACCACaaagatgatgatggtgatgatgaaggAATGGATGTTGATGAAGAAGTTGAAGGTCCTGCAGCCCTTCAGGGTGATGACTTCCAACTTGTGCTACCTTCAGGCGTCGTCGTCGGTCATCGATCACTTATGAA ATACTACAAACAAAACTTGAGTCAAAACAGTCAGGCTCTAGTGAAGAAATCGGATCGCAAATTGCATAGGTTGCTGGGTGTGTACCGAGCTCTCGGCTGGGCGCCCAAAGAACAGGCGCTAGCTGCAAA GAAAGCCCGTGACATCCACTTCATGAAACGCGTACAAGCGAAATGGCAGATGAAGTTGTCTCTCAAAGCGAATAAGTTCCAGAAACATTACCGAGCGCAAGTCAACTTCTAG
- the LOC124644537 gene encoding uncharacterized protein LOC124644537, with protein MLETDEVDDDFFTPVAGTSLANIFGNVTKSDGKANDSLKYVPPKPQNIVPKPEPAKTTECIFACALIGHEWFNNVYTARGKIGFAIVKIQKTGAHNIVLYDSNKTTLSCTTISSNLEVTIKNNTYVSYYDNQRKYWSVYGTKEEVEKVAEYLTKFQVNIKYSTYTDQDPPKPASEDAIKIADTPDVNKKIDKGSDTDSSINRKTKASILNRMANMGHSVLPTRTLPVERTSDSSDTMEIETQPKSVRHKPAKNILKRNNPENVSDSHQMIESHQRIIVPKTESVGNVPLFHTGQLLPVTSTNLVSTPSNEMGMFISEQRISNSELRINMNRITDKVDSVIEKINNFEQKGNSSINSDILMKLLAEYENKIKVYEELLKPGRDKSIEHATRPILAQNDNQNEILKNKVSELEKINQEKSREISCLQEEIKILKSKYDEERSSQASSENALLKKINNLENNTKEKDEELSTMLKKYDDLVSNTNVNNGNIGDKIKNIMNDAFQTISINFDNNENYTGETVKKIIATVIKKITIQTLSEL; from the exons ATGTTAGAAACTGATGAAGTTGATGATGACTTCTTTACCCCAGTAGCTGG CACATCACTGGCCAATATCTTTGGTAATGTGACAAAAAGCGATGGGAAAGCAAATGACTCATTAAAGTACGTTCCTCCGAAGCCACAAAACATTGTTCCAAAACCAGAACCAGCAAAGACAACTGAATGCATATTTGCCTGTGCACTCATTGGACATGAATG GTTCAACAATGTATACACAGCAAGAGGGAAAATAGGTTTTGCCATTGTTAAAATACAGAAAACTGGTGCTCATAACATTGTACTCTATGACTCTAACAAAACTACCTTGTCTTGTACCACAATTTCATCCAATTTAGAGGTCACAATTAAAAACAACACTTATGTGTCTTATTATGATAATCAGAGGAAGTACTGGAGTGTATATGGTACAAAAGAAGAAGTGGAAAAGGTTGCTGAATATTTAACTAAGTTTcaagtaaacattaaatattcaaCCTATACAGATCAAGATCCCCCTAAGCCAGCATCAGAGGATGCCATCAAGATTGCTGATACTCCAGATGTAAACAAGAAAATTGACAAGGGTAGTGATACTGACTCCTcaattaatagaaaaacaaaagctTCCATTTTGAACAGGATGGCAAACATGGGCCATTCTGTTTTGCCAACAAGAACCCTTCCTGTAGAAAGAACTAGTGATTCCTCAGATACAATGGAAATTGAGACTCAACCAAAGTCTGTTAGACACAAACcagcaaaaaatattctaaaaagaAATAATCCAGAAAACGTGTCTGACTCACACCAGATGATAGAGTCTCATCAGAGAATAATAGTGCCTAAAACAGAATCTGTAGGAAATGTTCCTTTATTTCACACTGGGCAGTTATTACCAGTTACAAGCACAAATCTTGTATCAACTCCCAGCAATGAAATGGGCATGTTTATATCAGAACAGAGAATAAGTAATAGTGAGCTAAGAATAAATATGAACAGGATAACTGACAAAGTGGACTCTGTTATAGAAAAAATCAATAACTTTGAACAAAAAGGAAATTCAAGTATAAATTCAGACATTTTGATGAAGTTGTTAGCtgagtatgaaaataaaataaaagtttatgaaGAATTACTGAAACCAGGACGAGATAAAAGTATTGAACATGCTACTAGACCAATCCTTGCTCAGAATGACAATCAAAATGaaatattgaagaataaagtctCTGAATTAGAAAAGATCAACCAAGAAAAAAGCAGAGAAATATCATGTCTTCAggaagaaatcaaaatattaaaaagtaaatatgacGAAGAGAGAAGCAGCCAAGCTAGTAGTGAAAATgcattattaaagaaaataaataatttagaaaacaaTACTAAAGAAAAGGATGAGGAATTGTCTACTATGTTGAAGAAATATGACGATTTAGTCAGCAACACAAATGTCAATAATGGAAATATTggcgataaaataaaaaatatcatgaatGATGCATTCCAAACCatttctattaattttgatAACAATGAAAATTATACAGGTGAAACCGTAAAGAAAATCATAGCAACTGttataaagaaaattacaaTTCAAACATTAAGTGAATTATGA